A region of Thermogemmata fonticola DNA encodes the following proteins:
- a CDS encoding PilZ domain-containing protein → MAASVSHPRAAIWAEVAGVWGTMDLDAFVQWWQDNALAMGVGLGVALLILGFYAWRRRPSATERLASAAEAAAASQKMDAATEEAALEWAPRQLALAERRASIRRGGAVVRVTVASPLFHRGVTDGFVLDRSTGGLCIALATEVPRGVVLKVRAAHAPDTVGYINVIVRNCRRQEEYYEVGCEFEQTPPWNVLLLFG, encoded by the coding sequence ATGGCGGCTTCGGTGTCCCATCCGCGGGCAGCGATTTGGGCGGAGGTGGCAGGGGTGTGGGGGACGATGGACTTGGATGCATTCGTGCAGTGGTGGCAAGATAATGCCCTGGCTATGGGGGTAGGACTGGGGGTTGCCCTGCTGATCTTGGGGTTCTACGCTTGGCGGCGGCGGCCCTCGGCCACAGAACGTTTAGCGAGTGCCGCAGAAGCTGCGGCAGCCAGCCAGAAGATGGATGCTGCCACCGAGGAAGCCGCCCTGGAATGGGCGCCCCGGCAATTGGCCCTGGCTGAACGGCGCGCCTCTATCCGCAGGGGCGGGGCCGTGGTGCGTGTAACAGTTGCCTCGCCCTTGTTCCATCGCGGGGTGACGGATGGCTTCGTCTTGGATCGTTCCACCGGCGGTTTATGTATTGCTCTGGCCACAGAGGTGCCGCGGGGAGTGGTGCTCAAAGTCCGAGCCGCTCATGCCCCGGATACCGTCGGTTATATCAACGTCATCGTTCGCAACTGCCGCCGCCAGGAGGAATACTACGAAGTCGGTTGTGAGTTCGAGCAAACCCCGCCCTGGAATGTTTTACTTCTCTTCGGCTGA